Proteins from a genomic interval of Desulfovibrio piger:
- a CDS encoding phage tail protein I, producing MARRLGSTPFRELLPDSLSGDPSIRAAAAALDTVLDATTRAIPGVLLYARLAHDTGSAVSVPMLSPLSRLAALSGGLTSLPEAVLDHLAWQLHVEGYETAVDVAAKRQLIAGSLLLHRRRGTPWAVRTALETALRLPTVIRQWWEYEGRPYFFRVRLDVSDAGLDETGVTDAMRLIFDYKNVRSWLDCLETVTTRPLPVSIAVAGIMRTMNRVRLWFPPKPVPSGRVHVGLGSTRYSRSVIRPWTPPRPVPALRGRIAFAIISQSRSIVCPKP from the coding sequence ATGGCCCGCCGACTTGGATCGACGCCCTTCCGCGAGCTGCTGCCCGATTCCCTGAGCGGCGATCCCTCCATCCGCGCCGCCGCTGCCGCGCTGGACACCGTGCTGGATGCGACGACGCGCGCCATCCCGGGTGTGCTGCTGTACGCCCGCCTCGCGCATGACACAGGGTCCGCCGTCTCCGTGCCCATGCTCTCCCCTTTGTCGCGGCTGGCCGCATTGTCCGGTGGGCTGACCAGCCTCCCGGAGGCTGTGCTGGATCATCTGGCGTGGCAGCTCCATGTGGAGGGCTACGAGACCGCCGTGGACGTGGCGGCCAAACGCCAGCTCATCGCGGGCAGCCTGCTGCTGCACCGGCGCCGGGGCACGCCCTGGGCCGTGCGCACGGCCTTGGAGACGGCCCTGCGCCTGCCCACGGTCATCCGCCAGTGGTGGGAGTATGAGGGGCGTCCGTACTTTTTTCGCGTGCGCCTCGATGTCAGCGATGCCGGTCTGGATGAGACCGGTGTGACCGACGCCATGCGGCTGATCTTTGACTACAAAAACGTCCGCAGCTGGCTGGACTGTCTGGAGACCGTCACCACCCGGCCCCTGCCTGTCAGCATCGCTGTGGCCGGGATCATGCGGACCATGAACCGGGTGCGCCTCTGGTTTCCCCCCAAGCCGGTGCCGTCCGGACGCGTCCATGTGGGGCTGGGCAGCACGCGCTACTCCCGGAGCGTCATCCGGCCCTGGACGCCGCCCCGGCCTGTCCCTGCTCTGCGCGGCCGCATCGCTTTTGCCATCATCTCACAAAGCCGGAGTATCGTATGCCCCAAGCCCTAG